A region from the Desulfoglaeba alkanexedens ALDC genome encodes:
- a CDS encoding RNA 3'-terminal phosphate cyclase, giving the protein MISIDGGLKSGSGTLVRDAVALCALTGETLHLFNIRARRPRPGLRPQHLSAVRAAAGAADGASKPPAASVLFWLGRFFFTRCEGIPKRS; this is encoded by the coding sequence ATGATTTCCATCGACGGTGGTTTGAAATCGGGTTCAGGGACGTTGGTTCGAGATGCCGTGGCGCTTTGCGCCCTGACAGGGGAGACGCTTCATCTGTTCAACATTCGAGCGCGGCGGCCTCGTCCCGGGCTGCGGCCTCAACACTTGTCGGCGGTTCGGGCGGCGGCTGGAGCCGCTGATGGAGCGTCCAAGCCGCCGGCCGCGTCCGTTTTGTTTTGGCTGGGGCGTTTCTTTTTCACACGCTGCGAAGGAATACCCAAGAGATCCTAA
- a CDS encoding FmdE family protein, with product MANIGVYSYEEYLRIVESFHGSVAPGLVVGGFMVDLAMKRMPGGILFDAICETTSCLPDAVQLLTPCTIGNGWLRVFNLGRFALSLYEKYEGEGIRVFVDAEKLGAWPEIKSWLFKLKPKAEQDKDRLMSEIEGAGHSICGVQSVKVQTQFLGKKNRGPIATCILCHEPYPARDGAICRACQGETPYIPSASSDDRRDPLPPLRAVPTEKAVGKRALHDMTLIIPGVTKGAAFTQGQQITIGDLCRLQQMGRSRVYVQEENHIHPEWVHENDAALAFAKTMAGEGVTYDEHPREGKINLIADRDGLFVVQEDRLEQFNMIRGVMCASRRACVVVKRDRPVAATRAIPLLLPRTDFEKALTILDDGPIFKVLPLRKARVGVLVTGTEVFQGLIRDKFVPIITSKVEKYGCGVVRSLIVPDDRSAIADGIGQMILQSGVDLIITTAGLSVDPDDVTRQGLVDAGVTNMLYGAPILPGAMTLIARIGTVQVMGVPACALYFKTTSLDLLLPRMLANLEITRRDLARLSHGAFCLACKTCTFPKCPFGG from the coding sequence ATGGCAAACATTGGGGTCTATTCGTATGAAGAGTATTTGCGCATCGTCGAGTCCTTTCATGGGAGTGTAGCGCCGGGTCTGGTCGTTGGCGGCTTCATGGTCGATCTGGCCATGAAACGGATGCCGGGAGGGATTCTTTTTGATGCCATCTGTGAAACCACCAGCTGCCTTCCGGATGCCGTCCAGCTGCTCACGCCCTGCACCATTGGCAACGGTTGGCTCAGGGTGTTCAATCTGGGGCGTTTCGCCTTGAGCCTTTATGAGAAGTATGAGGGTGAGGGGATTCGTGTCTTCGTGGACGCGGAGAAGCTGGGGGCATGGCCCGAGATCAAATCGTGGCTCTTCAAGCTCAAACCCAAGGCCGAACAGGACAAGGACCGGCTCATGTCCGAAATCGAGGGGGCCGGGCATTCCATTTGCGGGGTGCAGTCGGTTAAGGTCCAAACCCAATTCCTGGGCAAAAAGAACCGGGGCCCTATTGCCACCTGCATCCTGTGCCATGAGCCTTACCCTGCCCGCGACGGGGCGATATGCCGGGCGTGCCAGGGAGAAACTCCCTATATTCCCTCCGCGTCATCGGATGACCGCCGGGATCCATTGCCCCCGCTCAGGGCGGTTCCAACCGAAAAGGCGGTCGGCAAAAGGGCCCTGCACGACATGACCCTGATCATTCCCGGCGTCACCAAAGGGGCTGCTTTTACGCAAGGGCAGCAGATCACGATCGGCGACCTGTGCCGTTTACAGCAAATGGGACGGAGCAGGGTCTACGTACAGGAAGAAAACCACATTCATCCGGAATGGGTTCATGAAAACGATGCGGCACTCGCTTTTGCAAAAACCATGGCCGGGGAAGGCGTGACTTACGATGAGCATCCGCGTGAAGGAAAGATCAACCTCATCGCCGACCGGGACGGGCTTTTCGTTGTCCAGGAGGATCGGTTGGAGCAGTTCAACATGATACGGGGTGTGATGTGCGCCAGCCGAAGGGCATGCGTGGTCGTAAAGCGTGATCGGCCGGTTGCGGCCACCAGGGCCATCCCCCTGCTTCTCCCGAGAACAGACTTCGAAAAAGCGCTCACCATTCTCGATGATGGACCCATCTTCAAGGTTCTGCCCTTGCGGAAGGCGCGAGTGGGGGTTCTTGTCACCGGGACCGAAGTATTCCAGGGGCTGATAAGGGACAAGTTTGTCCCCATCATCACTTCCAAGGTCGAAAAATACGGCTGCGGCGTGGTGCGGTCACTCATCGTTCCGGATGATCGAAGCGCTATAGCAGATGGAATCGGGCAGATGATCCTTCAATCCGGAGTCGATTTGATCATCACGACCGCGGGTCTTTCCGTCGATCCCGATGATGTCACTCGCCAGGGGCTGGTTGACGCGGGGGTGACCAACATGCTCTATGGCGCTCCGATCCTACCGGGAGCTATGACGCTCATTGCGCGCATCGGCACTGTACAAGTGATGGGGGTGCCTGCCTGCGCGCTCTACTTCAAGACCACCAGTCTCGACCTTCTGCTGCCTCGAATGCTTGCAAACCTCGAGATCACCCGTCGCGATCTTGCCAGGCTGAGTCACGGCGCATTCTGCCTGGCCTGTAAAACCTGCACCTTCCCCAAGTGTCCCTTCGGGGGATGA
- a CDS encoding winged helix-turn-helix domain-containing protein, whose amino-acid sequence MSENIPTIRLNLWLETADGLYFGLGRAMLLANIQKCGSLRKAADEMGMSYRAAWGKIKKCEEIIGMKLIYQSGSKSEGYRLTDAGKLFMESYFAWFDHVEKEALKKARELMPVMVRSYKEAVE is encoded by the coding sequence ATGAGCGAAAACATTCCCACCATCCGGTTAAACCTGTGGCTGGAAACGGCCGACGGGCTCTATTTCGGCTTGGGGAGAGCCATGCTGCTCGCCAATATCCAAAAATGCGGTTCGTTGAGGAAAGCCGCCGATGAGATGGGAATGTCCTACCGGGCAGCGTGGGGAAAGATCAAAAAATGCGAGGAGATCATCGGTATGAAGCTCATTTACCAGAGCGGTAGCAAGAGTGAGGGGTATCGGCTCACGGACGCGGGCAAGTTGTTCATGGAGAGCTACTTCGCATGGTTCGACCACGTCGAAAAGGAAGCATTGAAGAAGGCCCGTGAATTGATGCCGGTGATGGTCAGGAGCTATAAGGAAGCCGTTGAGTAG
- a CDS encoding molybdopterin oxidoreductase family protein, with translation MAFGSGAMTNSFDELAEAECLFVIGSNTTVAHPIVATRLFRAKAKGGKLIVADPRKSHIARHANIHVQHRLGTDVALINGMMHIIHKNGWHDSKFIEERTEGFEVLVETIEKYPPERVSQMTGIDIGTLTETARLYAGSKSSSIVYCLGITQHSTAVDNVMSLANLSMLCGQIGRPSTGVNPLRGQNNVQGACDMGGLPNVFPGYQAVTNPEIRRKFELAWNVRLPAQNGITIMEMMQGCIDGQVKAMVVLGENPVVSDPDSNHVKHALQSVEFFMAMDIFPTPTTELAHLVLPAASFAETDGTFTNSERRVQRVRQAIPPLAGKTNWQVIQELSTRTGYPMGYGSAEEIFNEMASLTPSYAGISYSRLDPSGLCWPCPTPEHPGTPILHIGRFSRGRGLFHGIEYKPPAETPDEAFPFWMTTGTEYAHYLTGTMTRRCAFLDREMPELITDLHPEDADRLGVLNGDYIRVTSRRGTLESRVRITDAVKAGMIFMPMHFEEAAANLLTNPALDPISKTPEYKVCAVRVEKAAACPREMESEPAALTVER, from the coding sequence ATGGCTTTTGGGAGCGGTGCCATGACGAATTCTTTCGACGAACTGGCAGAAGCCGAGTGCCTTTTTGTAATCGGATCGAATACGACGGTGGCCCATCCCATTGTCGCGACGCGCCTTTTTCGTGCCAAGGCAAAGGGCGGCAAGCTGATCGTCGCCGACCCCCGGAAGTCGCATATTGCGCGTCACGCAAACATTCATGTCCAGCACCGATTGGGGACGGACGTGGCTTTGATCAATGGAATGATGCACATCATCCACAAGAACGGCTGGCATGATTCGAAATTCATTGAAGAGCGGACGGAAGGCTTCGAGGTGCTCGTGGAAACGATCGAGAAATATCCTCCCGAACGCGTTTCCCAAATGACCGGGATCGACATCGGAACGCTCACCGAAACAGCCAGACTTTATGCCGGGTCCAAATCGTCTTCGATTGTCTACTGCCTGGGAATCACCCAACATTCGACGGCCGTGGACAACGTCATGAGCCTGGCCAACCTGTCCATGCTTTGCGGCCAGATCGGACGCCCCAGCACGGGGGTCAACCCCTTGCGCGGCCAGAATAACGTGCAGGGCGCCTGCGACATGGGCGGGCTTCCCAACGTTTTCCCGGGCTACCAGGCCGTAACCAATCCCGAAATCCGCCGGAAATTCGAGTTGGCATGGAACGTGAGACTTCCAGCCCAAAACGGCATCACCATCATGGAGATGATGCAGGGGTGCATCGACGGACAGGTGAAGGCGATGGTGGTTCTCGGGGAAAATCCCGTGGTGAGTGACCCGGATTCCAATCACGTGAAGCACGCTCTGCAATCGGTTGAATTTTTCATGGCCATGGATATCTTCCCAACCCCTACGACTGAGCTGGCCCATCTCGTATTGCCGGCGGCCTCCTTTGCAGAGACCGACGGGACCTTTACGAATTCCGAACGGCGCGTGCAGCGTGTGAGGCAGGCAATCCCGCCTTTGGCTGGAAAGACCAACTGGCAGGTCATTCAGGAACTCTCCACCCGGACGGGCTATCCCATGGGGTACGGATCGGCTGAAGAGATTTTTAATGAAATGGCGAGTCTGACGCCGTCCTACGCTGGGATAAGCTACTCACGGCTGGACCCGTCAGGCCTCTGCTGGCCCTGCCCGACACCGGAGCACCCGGGAACGCCCATCCTCCACATAGGCCGCTTCAGCCGCGGACGGGGACTGTTCCATGGAATCGAATACAAGCCGCCCGCCGAAACCCCGGACGAGGCATTCCCGTTCTGGATGACGACGGGAACGGAGTATGCTCACTATCTTACGGGCACCATGACGCGCCGGTGCGCGTTCCTGGACAGGGAAATGCCTGAACTGATCACCGATCTCCATCCGGAAGACGCAGATCGCCTGGGTGTTCTAAACGGCGATTACATTCGGGTGACCAGCCGCCGGGGCACCCTGGAATCCAGAGTGCGTATCACCGACGCGGTAAAAGCCGGGATGATTTTCATGCCGATGCATTTCGAGGAAGCCGCGGCCAACCTTTTGACCAACCCGGCTCTTGACCCCATCAGCAAGACTCCGGAGTACAAAGTCTGCGCGGTCAGAGTCGAAAAGGCGGCGGCATGCCCGCGGGAAATGGAGTCCGAACCCGCCGCATTGACCGTGGAGCGTTGA
- the istA gene encoding IS21 family transposase: MLKKEDWMEIRAQVEKGVYKKDIAESLGVHPKTISRALSRGGVPSGKRPGARVSKLDPFKPLIDQLLRDGVWNAMVILREIEQRGYTGGTTILREYISPRRPMRQSRATVRFETDPGVQMQNDWGELTTEVAEIPQKVYFSVNTLGFSRRLFFWCAPRNDAEHTYEGIIRAFEYFGGVVIEVLVDNQKATVIVHRIGESVRFNERFIDLAGHYGFTPRACRPRRARTKGKDERMVGYIKHNFFVRYRKFESFAQMNALAEKWLTEETDQRLHGTVKEIVAERFSREAPHLRPLPALRYDTSYLEHRCVHWDGFIDVLGNRYSVPSQLCGQTVRVRIGLDGTLRVYAEETLVAEHTLRSAAEGWGSVAAHHAQLWQEALQVERRDLSIYEEASRWS, translated from the coding sequence ATGCTCAAAAAGGAGGACTGGATGGAGATCAGAGCACAAGTTGAAAAGGGCGTCTACAAGAAGGACATCGCAGAAAGCCTGGGAGTGCATCCAAAAACCATAAGCCGTGCTCTTAGTCGAGGAGGAGTACCCTCGGGGAAAAGACCCGGTGCAAGGGTGAGCAAACTTGATCCCTTCAAACCCTTGATCGACCAGCTCCTGAGAGATGGAGTCTGGAATGCTATGGTGATCTTGCGTGAGATCGAACAGCGAGGCTACACGGGCGGGACCACCATCCTTCGGGAGTACATCAGCCCCAGAAGGCCCATGAGGCAAAGCCGGGCAACGGTACGGTTTGAAACAGATCCTGGAGTTCAGATGCAAAATGATTGGGGAGAGCTCACAACCGAAGTGGCTGAAATCCCACAGAAGGTCTACTTCAGTGTGAATACCCTCGGATTTTCCCGGCGTCTCTTCTTCTGGTGTGCCCCCAGGAATGATGCCGAGCACACCTACGAAGGGATCATCAGAGCCTTCGAGTACTTTGGAGGAGTAGTAATAGAGGTGCTCGTGGATAACCAGAAAGCAACGGTTATTGTCCACAGGATCGGGGAGAGTGTTCGCTTTAACGAACGATTTATAGATCTTGCCGGCCACTATGGCTTCACCCCCAGAGCCTGTCGCCCGAGAAGAGCAAGGACCAAGGGAAAAGATGAGCGGATGGTGGGCTATATCAAGCACAACTTCTTTGTGCGTTACCGCAAGTTCGAGAGCTTCGCCCAGATGAACGCTCTCGCTGAGAAGTGGCTCACAGAGGAAACCGATCAGAGGCTGCACGGAACAGTCAAGGAAATCGTAGCCGAACGATTCTCCCGTGAGGCTCCTCATCTTCGTCCCCTTCCTGCCCTGCGGTATGACACCTCTTATCTCGAGCACCGGTGTGTCCACTGGGATGGCTTCATCGATGTTTTGGGCAATAGATACAGTGTGCCCTCTCAGCTGTGTGGACAAACGGTCCGAGTGAGGATCGGGTTGGATGGAACCTTGAGAGTCTACGCCGAAGAGACCCTGGTGGCCGAACACACCCTTCGCAGTGCAGCCGAGGGATGGGGAAGCGTTGCAGCCCATCATGCCCAATTGTGGCAGGAGGCATTGCAGGTTGAGCGAAGGGATCTGTCGATCTACGAGGAGGCGAGCCGATGGAGCTAG
- the istB gene encoding IS21-like element helper ATPase IstB, with translation MELAGLLEKMKMEHLLSQIDSVCEQASKRDLSYKDFLAEALQAEWRGRHGKAVEARLKMARFPWVKTLEQFDFSFQPSIDRKVIRELSGLSFVDRAENVILLGPPGVGKTHLSISLGVKAVEAGYRVLFLTLESMLTRLTRARMENRVERQLQQFVYPRVLIIDEMGYLPMSRDEAGLFFRLLTRRYEKASLIITSNKSFVDWGEIFNDQVLATAILDRLLHHCTTLNIKGDSFRLKEKRKAGLVGAGPRTAFPTEQKASE, from the coding sequence ATGGAGCTAGCAGGCCTCCTTGAGAAGATGAAGATGGAGCACCTTCTCTCGCAGATCGATTCAGTCTGTGAGCAGGCATCAAAGAGGGATCTCTCCTATAAAGACTTCCTTGCGGAAGCCCTTCAGGCCGAATGGCGGGGCAGACACGGAAAGGCCGTTGAGGCCAGACTCAAGATGGCCCGATTCCCCTGGGTGAAAACTCTTGAGCAATTTGACTTCTCGTTTCAACCAAGCATCGATCGCAAGGTGATCCGTGAACTCTCGGGACTCTCCTTCGTCGATAGGGCAGAGAATGTGATCCTCCTTGGCCCTCCGGGGGTGGGAAAGACACATCTTTCCATTTCGCTGGGAGTAAAAGCCGTAGAGGCCGGATACCGAGTCCTCTTCCTTACTCTCGAGTCGATGCTTACTCGGCTCACTCGAGCCAGGATGGAGAACCGGGTGGAGAGGCAACTCCAACAGTTTGTCTACCCAAGAGTGCTCATCATCGATGAGATGGGATACCTCCCGATGAGCCGAGATGAAGCAGGGCTTTTCTTCAGGCTTCTTACCAGAAGATACGAGAAGGCCTCTTTGATCATCACCTCCAACAAGAGCTTTGTTGACTGGGGGGAGATCTTCAATGATCAGGTGCTGGCCACAGCCATACTCGATAGGCTCCTTCACCACTGCACCACCCTCAACATCAAAGGGGATAGTTTCAGGCTCAAAGAAAAGAGAAAGGCAGGGCTTGTCGGAGCCGGTCCAAGAACCGCTTTTCCGACTGAACAAAAAGCATCCGAGTGA